Proteins from one Pygocentrus nattereri isolate fPygNat1 chromosome 16, fPygNat1.pri, whole genome shotgun sequence genomic window:
- the stc2b gene encoding stanniocalcin-2 — MCVKLTIGVLLMLTVTQHGDATESTGDVHETSQERLLNVQKRRLSLQNTAEIQHCLVGAGDVGCGMFECFHNNSCEIRGLHEICMTFLHHAGKFDSQGKSFIKDALKCMAHGLRHKFSCVSRKCLAVKEMVFQLQRECYVKHNLCSAVRENVNVMVEMIHFQDLFPKGPHVELVNILLGCGEEVRAAIAQRIRDQCEQNWGALCASLSLCSLSHTERQGVSTLAPAFTTPHKGSANTLPPASRPLLEADVEQVWTHGDRDKHEDHLQPSEPRSQDNSTQPETTPLRKSLNATRRR, encoded by the exons atgtgtgtgaaactgaccataGGAGTGTTGCTCATGTTGACCGTAACGCAGCACGGAGACGCAACGGAGTCAACGGGAGACGTTCATGAGACATCGCAGGAGAGGCTGCTTAACGTCCAGAAAAGACGCCTGTCGCTGCAGAACACAG CGGAGATCCAGCACTGCCTGGTGGGCGCCGGTGATGTGGGCTGCGGGATGTTCGAGTGCTTCCACAACAACTCCTGCGAGATCCGCGGGCTGCACGAGATCTGCATGACGTTCCTGCACCACGCGGGCAAATTCGACTCTCAG gggaaatcattcatcaagGATGCGCTGAAGTGCATGGCCCACGGGCTGCGCCACAAGTTCAGCTGCGTGAGCCGCAAGTGCCTGGCCGTGAAGGAGATGGTGTTTCAGCTTCAGCGCGAGTGCTATGTCAAACACAACCTCTGCTCAGCGGTCAGGGAGAATGTGAACGTCATGGTGGAGATGATCCATTTTCAAGACCTGTTCCCCAAAGG GCCTCATGTGGAGCTGGTGAACATCCTCCTGGGCTGCGGAGAGGAGGTACGTGCAGCCATTGCTCAACGGATCCGCGATCAATGTGAGCAGAACTGGGGTGCTCTCTGTGCCAGCCTGAGCCTCTGTTCTCTGAGCCACACAGAGCGCCAGGGTGTTTCCACCCTTGCCCCAGCCTTCACCACCCCACACAAGGGCAGTGCCAACACCTTGCCCCCTGCTAGCCGGCCACTTTTAGAGGCAGATGTAGAGCAGGTTTGGACTCATGGGGATAGAGATAAACATGAAGACCACCTTCAACCTTCAGAACCTCGGTCTCAGGACAACAGCACGCAGCCTGAGACCACACCGCTTAGGAAGTCTTTGAATGCCACTCGAAGAAGGTGA
- the bnip1b gene encoding vesicle transport protein SEC20 encodes MASSSDVHVRICGQEIIKYDLEIKALIQDIRECSGPQTVLVELNAAVKEKFSRLRQRIQDMEQMAKEQDRESDKNDILTETEAHRKQMLSNQTAWRKANLACKLTIDNREKDELLYGGDSSVRQRKATKENLVQTSSEITESLMSISRMMAQQVKQSEETIGTLATSSRTVLETNEEFKAMTSTIHLGRKLILKYNRRELTDKLLIFLALALFFATVLYILKKRLFPFI; translated from the exons ATGGCGTCGTCCTCTGACGTCCACGTCCGAATATGTGGGCAAGAGATTATCAAATATGATTTGGAAATTAAAGCTCTGATCCAG GACATAAGGGAATGTTCTGGGCCCCAGACTGTGCTGGTGGAGCTGAACGCTGCAGTGAAGGAGAAGTTCAGTCGGTTAAGGCAGAGAATTCAG GATATGGAGCAAATGGCTAAAGAACAAGACAGAGAGTCTGATAAAAATGACATTCTAACTGAAACAGAGGCCCATCGCAAACAGATGTTGAG TAACCAGACAGCATGGAGGAAAGCCAACTTGGCCTGTAAGCTGACCATTGATAACAGGGAAAAAGATGAACTTCTCTATGGTGGTGACTCATCAGTAAGGCAAAG GAAAGCCACCAAGGAGAACCTCGTACAGACATCCAGTGAAATCACAGAGAGTTTGATGAGCATAAGCCGCATGATGGCCCAACAGGTAAAGCAGAGTGAGGAGACCATTGGCACTCTGG CTACCTCATCAAGGACAGTACTGGAAACAAATGAAGAGTTTAAGGCAATGACGTCAACTATCCACTTGGGGAGAAAACTCATCTTGAAATACAACCGTCGTGAACTGACAGACAAACTGCTGATCTTCCTAGCGCTCGCTCTGTTTTTTGCCACAGTCCTCTACATCCTGAAAAAGAggctttttcctttcatttag